Proteins encoded within one genomic window of Halocatena marina:
- a CDS encoding class I adenylate-forming enzyme family protein: MNFANFVDFAAREVPVSPALSDATELISYSKLSEMTDAAANALCSLGVGPNDRVAICLQNRLEFLSIHLGAMKRGAVPVPINTQFNDEQIRHVLTTSDILVIVTNRRFEAVATSVETAITTDGSVGHDYHTLLAEAMNEYEVYPRQNDDIAAVMYTSGTTGQPKGVRHTHGNLVANATALIKCVGLTRKTVGLTVCQCFHVVGLNVTTTPLIRVMAENRLLPEWDPETVLTTIENHSVTYTFFTPSMIIDLLDYDNVDRYDLSSLSVVGVGGAPMPKRRFDDAERVLGCPVLEGYGMTETTPLAAFNQLRSDTRKRGSVGPPAKEVIDLRIEDPETGALVDQGEKGELLWHGDTVTPGYERQRNNTDAFVERAGVRWLRSGDIGWRDDDGNLYIVDRREDMFTTGCANVYPRVIEDVLYELDHVSEAAIIDARDDLRGAIVTAIIMRSRETLTGEQVRAVCEEYLEPHEIPQRVEFVDKIPKTATGKTDRIALREAFGTTNS; the protein is encoded by the coding sequence ATGAACTTTGCAAACTTCGTCGATTTCGCTGCGAGGGAGGTGCCAGTCAGTCCGGCACTAAGCGACGCGACGGAGCTCATTTCCTACTCTAAACTCTCCGAAATGACTGATGCCGCTGCGAACGCACTCTGTTCACTCGGCGTCGGGCCAAACGATCGTGTTGCGATTTGTCTTCAAAACCGTCTCGAATTCCTGAGTATTCATCTGGGGGCGATGAAGCGTGGCGCCGTTCCAGTTCCGATCAACACGCAGTTCAATGATGAACAGATTCGACATGTTCTCACAACTAGTGATATATTGGTAATCGTGACGAATAGACGATTCGAGGCTGTTGCAACATCCGTCGAAACAGCAATTACGACCGATGGAAGCGTCGGTCACGACTATCACACTCTTCTGGCAGAAGCAATGAACGAGTACGAAGTGTATCCTCGTCAAAACGATGATATCGCAGCAGTGATGTACACCAGTGGCACAACCGGCCAACCGAAAGGCGTCCGTCACACTCATGGAAACCTCGTGGCAAACGCGACGGCGCTGATCAAGTGCGTGGGGTTGACGCGGAAGACGGTCGGACTGACGGTCTGTCAGTGTTTCCACGTCGTCGGTCTCAACGTAACGACCACGCCGCTTATCCGAGTGATGGCGGAGAACAGATTGCTCCCCGAATGGGATCCAGAGACAGTTCTCACAACCATCGAAAATCACAGTGTTACGTACACGTTTTTCACACCAAGCATGATTATCGATCTGCTTGATTACGACAACGTCGATCGGTACGACCTCTCGTCGCTTTCGGTCGTCGGAGTTGGTGGGGCACCGATGCCGAAGCGACGATTCGACGATGCCGAACGAGTGCTTGGGTGTCCAGTACTCGAAGGGTACGGAATGACTGAAACCACGCCGTTGGCAGCATTCAATCAGTTACGTTCCGATACTCGCAAGCGAGGCAGCGTCGGCCCTCCTGCAAAGGAAGTTATCGACCTTCGCATTGAGGATCCCGAGACGGGAGCACTCGTTGATCAGGGAGAAAAAGGAGAACTCCTCTGGCACGGAGATACAGTCACGCCTGGATATGAACGACAACGGAACAACACAGACGCGTTCGTCGAACGAGCTGGTGTCAGATGGTTGCGCTCTGGCGATATCGGATGGAGAGACGATGACGGAAATCTGTACATCGTTGACCGGCGTGAAGACATGTTTACGACCGGCTGTGCAAACGTATATCCACGAGTGATTGAAGACGTTCTCTACGAACTCGATCACGTTTCCGAGGCTGCAATTATCGACGCCAGAGACGATCTACGAGGAGCCATCGTCACGGCAATAATCATGCGATCTCGGGAGACACTCACCGGAGAACAGGTACGAGCGGTCTGTGAAGAATATCTCGAACCACACGAAATCCCACAGCGTGTCGAGTTCGTAGACAAGATTCCAAAAACAGCAACTGGAAAGACCGATCGAATCGCCCTTCGGGAGGCGTTTGGAACGACCAACTCGTGA
- a CDS encoding long-chain fatty acid--CoA ligase translates to MPGGTDQTLRPFLWRTERLYPDTEIVSRTADGIKRYDYTDYGKRVAQLANALEDADITSDARVGTFCWNHARHFETYFSIPSSGRQLHTINPLLPDEHIQYIVENAVDELLFVDPSLLGKLESSHDADAFSSVEQFVVMGDAVPETTLNAVDYESFIEGHATEYDWPSLSEEKSAGLCYTSGTTGKPKGVEYTQQMLWTHTMATLTPQGLGIDDSDVVMPVVPMFHVNAWGMPFSATAAGAKHVYPGPSPTPEDIAQLIEEERVTITAGVPTVWLGLLEYMEDNTVDLSSLEEIVIGGSAAPKSVIKKFDDLGVDVLHAWGMTEMSPIGSVARLKPEMEDWSPDRQHEKQGKQGLMVPGVEFRVIDENGEEVPWNGDDFGELWVRGPWITTEYFERPEANEEDFEDGWLKTGDVVSVDSDGYITIVDRTKDVIKSGGEWISSVELENALMAHTGVAEATVIGVPHDRWQERPVAFVVPTDNTDEESITEELLELLGEDYPKWWLPDEILFIDEVPKTATGKFSKKDLREEYNDSSLVEGKAPEESARESE, encoded by the coding sequence ATGCCGGGAGGTACTGATCAGACGCTTCGGCCGTTTCTCTGGCGCACAGAACGATTATACCCAGACACTGAGATCGTCTCGCGAACGGCTGATGGTATCAAACGCTACGACTATACTGACTACGGAAAGCGAGTCGCACAACTAGCGAACGCGCTCGAAGATGCCGATATCACATCGGATGCTCGCGTCGGGACGTTCTGCTGGAATCATGCGCGTCACTTCGAGACATACTTCAGTATTCCCAGTTCTGGCAGGCAACTCCACACTATCAACCCCTTGTTGCCCGATGAGCACATTCAGTACATCGTCGAGAACGCAGTCGACGAACTGTTGTTCGTCGATCCGTCCCTTCTCGGGAAACTCGAGAGTTCGCACGATGCGGACGCGTTTTCCTCAGTCGAACAGTTCGTCGTAATGGGGGATGCTGTCCCCGAAACTACCCTCAACGCCGTCGACTACGAGTCATTCATTGAGGGGCATGCGACCGAATACGACTGGCCATCACTCTCAGAAGAGAAATCTGCGGGATTGTGTTACACCTCTGGAACGACCGGAAAGCCAAAAGGTGTCGAGTACACCCAGCAAATGCTCTGGACACACACGATGGCGACGCTGACACCCCAAGGTCTCGGTATCGACGACAGTGATGTCGTGATGCCCGTCGTGCCGATGTTCCACGTCAACGCGTGGGGAATGCCCTTTTCGGCGACTGCTGCCGGGGCAAAGCACGTCTACCCAGGACCGTCGCCCACCCCGGAGGATATCGCTCAGCTCATCGAAGAAGAGCGTGTCACGATTACGGCGGGCGTCCCCACCGTCTGGCTTGGACTGCTCGAATACATGGAGGACAATACGGTCGATCTCTCATCACTCGAAGAGATCGTCATCGGTGGAAGTGCCGCACCAAAATCGGTTATCAAGAAGTTTGATGATCTCGGCGTCGACGTTCTCCACGCGTGGGGAATGACCGAGATGTCCCCCATCGGATCGGTGGCGCGACTCAAACCAGAGATGGAGGATTGGAGCCCCGACCGGCAGCACGAAAAACAGGGCAAGCAGGGATTGATGGTTCCCGGTGTCGAATTCCGCGTAATCGATGAGAACGGAGAAGAGGTGCCGTGGAACGGCGACGACTTCGGTGAACTGTGGGTTCGTGGACCGTGGATCACGACCGAGTACTTCGAGCGTCCAGAGGCAAACGAGGAGGACTTCGAAGACGGCTGGCTGAAAACTGGTGATGTTGTCTCGGTCGATTCCGACGGCTACATCACAATCGTCGATCGGACGAAAGACGTGATCAAATCGGGCGGCGAGTGGATTTCGAGCGTCGAACTTGAGAACGCACTGATGGCTCACACCGGTGTTGCCGAGGCTACGGTAATCGGCGTTCCCCACGATCGCTGGCAAGAGCGTCCGGTTGCGTTCGTCGTTCCAACGGACAACACTGATGAAGAGTCGATCACCGAAGAACTGCTAGAACTACTCGGTGAGGATTATCCGAAGTGGTGGCTCCCGGATGAGATCCTCTTCATCGATGAGGTTCCGAAAACCGCCACCGGAAAGTTCTCGAAAAAGGACCTCCGCGAAGAGTACAACGACAGCTCTCTCGTCGAAGGGAAAGCTCCTGAAGAGTCAGCTCGTGAAAGCGAATAG
- a CDS encoding IclR family transcriptional regulator produces MSDPDVPINSVKRSYDVIDEIREREQVGVTELAEALEIPKSTLHNHLQTLEQLGYLVQQEEKYRLSTKFLHLGREARNSHEVFLYGREKVKRLGEQSDAYCQLVCEENGRGTILLATRWQYEDLPPTAKHVYPMHEYLHTNAPGKAILAQFPEKRIEEIINRHGLPENTDQTITGKDELYRALRSVREQGYAIDRGEMIDGVAGVGASIATTDTVYGAIAAYGPINEIQPNIESEILPTLVKEQAQAVRDDIVFDSLG; encoded by the coding sequence ATGAGTGATCCCGATGTCCCAATAAATTCAGTGAAGCGTTCGTACGACGTTATCGATGAGATTCGTGAACGAGAGCAAGTTGGCGTCACAGAGCTAGCTGAGGCATTGGAGATACCAAAAAGCACGCTCCACAATCATCTCCAGACGCTTGAGCAGTTGGGCTACCTCGTTCAACAAGAGGAGAAGTACCGACTCAGCACCAAATTTCTTCACCTCGGCCGCGAGGCACGCAACAGCCACGAGGTATTTCTCTACGGGCGAGAGAAGGTCAAGCGCCTCGGTGAGCAATCAGATGCCTACTGCCAGTTGGTCTGTGAGGAGAATGGAAGAGGAACGATTCTTTTAGCGACACGGTGGCAGTACGAGGACCTTCCCCCAACTGCAAAGCACGTCTACCCGATGCACGAATATCTCCATACAAATGCTCCAGGGAAGGCAATTCTCGCACAGTTTCCTGAGAAACGAATTGAAGAAATCATCAATCGTCACGGCCTGCCAGAAAACACAGATCAAACGATAACAGGCAAAGACGAGCTTTACAGGGCGCTAAGATCGGTTCGAGAACAGGGGTATGCAATCGACCGAGGGGAAATGATCGATGGGGTGGCTGGTGTCGGAGCCTCCATCGCGACGACAGACACCGTGTATGGAGCAATAGCCGCTTATGGTCCAATCAACGAGATACAACCGAACATCGAGAGCGAAATACTGCCAACTCTCGTTAAAGAGCAGGCACAAGCCGTTCGTGACGACATCGTGTTCGACAGTCTCGGTTGA
- a CDS encoding creatininase family protein, with the protein MLLDPQSVTWAAQTRNEILETGSATGSVVVVPVGSIEQHGNHLPVATDTLLADAVATLGAERVDAPVLVTPPVWSGYSPHHISLGGTLTLDLEELVALLEDVASSALKNGFDGVCFVNGHGGNASIVDAVVSTVGQSHPDREITGVTYFQLAKSFIAEIRESDTGGMAHGGEFETSLMLHLYPDLVREEDADAEYLDEPYERGRQDLLVGGPLSTYRPFAEYSDSGAIGDPSLATAEKGAELFDRLGDELAEIFQHVSDQAARSEKSDNE; encoded by the coding sequence ATGTTACTAGATCCACAGTCCGTCACGTGGGCGGCTCAAACGAGAAATGAGATACTCGAGACTGGTTCGGCGACAGGATCCGTTGTCGTCGTTCCTGTGGGGAGCATCGAACAGCACGGTAACCATCTCCCAGTCGCTACTGATACGCTATTAGCCGATGCAGTGGCCACTCTCGGAGCCGAACGCGTCGATGCGCCGGTTCTCGTGACACCACCAGTGTGGTCGGGATACTCCCCCCACCACATTTCCCTCGGCGGAACGCTCACTCTCGATCTCGAAGAGCTCGTTGCTCTCCTCGAAGACGTGGCGAGTTCGGCACTCAAGAATGGGTTCGATGGCGTCTGTTTCGTCAATGGCCACGGTGGGAACGCGTCGATCGTCGATGCTGTCGTTAGCACTGTCGGCCAGTCTCATCCGGACCGAGAGATCACCGGGGTGACGTATTTCCAGCTCGCAAAATCGTTCATCGCCGAGATCAGGGAGAGCGATACTGGAGGAATGGCTCATGGCGGCGAATTCGAAACATCCCTCATGTTGCATCTCTATCCAGATCTCGTCCGAGAAGAGGATGCCGACGCCGAGTACCTCGATGAACCGTACGAACGCGGGAGACAGGATCTCCTTGTTGGTGGTCCACTATCGACGTATCGGCCGTTCGCCGAGTACTCCGACTCGGGAGCAATCGGCGATCCATCATTGGCAACCGCAGAGAAAGGCGCAGAGTTGTTCGATCGGTTGGGCGATGAACTGGCCGAGATTTTCCAGCACGTTTCGGATCAAGCCGCCCGGTCAGAGAAATCCGACAACGAGTAG
- a CDS encoding GMC family oxidoreductase N-terminal domain-containing protein codes for MTDPDVVIIGAGADGPACASRLARKHGLDVLILEAGPWHGNKEWPNPHVEVGGSESSDPDDLDGKLLDEQYSAREADANDPTAGYLRVGPADHSRAPWFRDLHQNAFLWQISAVGGTSIHYFANHPRAYPYAVDEQPHWPIDYEDLVPYYKLNEQVTHVQQAPATAKEQLFFEGAKRAGYDLLDNLNVTETGYRPQPNAIACPPEYLDADYDGSFSYDDGFRGDSLVGNHFQGGPTPKDAPVREKARKSSNVSWVPRALDVNNDPNLGNVAIRPNTFVTNINATEGWGAMEATGVEFRDTWAGKTGTISADVVVLAAGCIESPRLWLNSDLPNDGWVGKGLTTHWFDWIVGVYPEETLEEITGVSTIDPFVGQNSAARFDKPGIGGMEDIGMSPGLVSFGNFLFSQAGYSFDTEVDPDEPWDGRGYVVGKELKRKMADYRRTKSILILTDDLPRQNNGVELDDTFSDEHGPVPKVKWTPHPDDDAKRDELSRIAARIHKEAGAEYVHRCDWPPLLLHMQSSMGMGRVLDENAEAYNVDRLFIADHSALANGLGGPNPTNSGQALALRTADRISELYF; via the coding sequence ATGACTGATCCAGATGTCGTTATTATCGGCGCTGGTGCTGATGGTCCGGCCTGTGCGTCACGACTCGCTCGTAAACACGGTCTCGACGTCCTCATCCTTGAGGCTGGTCCGTGGCACGGCAACAAAGAGTGGCCCAACCCGCACGTCGAGGTAGGAGGTTCAGAGAGCTCGGATCCGGATGATCTCGATGGAAAACTGCTCGACGAACAGTACTCAGCACGCGAGGCAGATGCCAACGACCCAACAGCCGGATACCTCCGTGTCGGTCCAGCCGATCACTCACGGGCACCGTGGTTCCGTGACCTCCATCAAAACGCATTCCTTTGGCAGATCTCGGCCGTCGGTGGTACCTCGATTCACTACTTCGCCAACCACCCCCGTGCCTATCCGTACGCTGTCGATGAACAGCCCCACTGGCCCATCGACTACGAAGATCTCGTTCCGTACTACAAGCTCAACGAGCAGGTTACGCACGTCCAACAGGCTCCTGCGACAGCCAAAGAGCAGTTGTTCTTTGAGGGGGCAAAGCGCGCTGGCTACGATCTGCTCGATAATCTCAACGTCACCGAGACGGGCTATCGACCCCAGCCCAACGCCATTGCGTGTCCACCAGAGTATCTCGATGCTGACTACGACGGATCGTTCAGCTACGACGACGGATTCCGAGGAGACTCACTCGTCGGTAATCACTTCCAAGGAGGTCCAACACCGAAGGACGCTCCGGTCCGCGAGAAGGCACGCAAATCGAGCAACGTGAGTTGGGTTCCTCGAGCGCTCGATGTCAACAACGATCCCAACCTCGGAAACGTCGCCATCCGACCGAACACATTCGTTACGAACATCAACGCGACCGAAGGGTGGGGCGCGATGGAAGCAACCGGCGTCGAGTTCCGCGATACGTGGGCCGGAAAGACCGGAACCATCTCTGCTGATGTCGTCGTCCTCGCCGCCGGCTGTATTGAATCGCCCAGACTCTGGCTCAACTCTGATCTGCCTAACGACGGGTGGGTCGGTAAAGGACTCACAACACACTGGTTCGACTGGATCGTCGGTGTGTATCCAGAAGAGACGCTCGAAGAGATCACAGGAGTGTCGACGATCGACCCGTTCGTCGGACAGAACTCTGCTGCTCGGTTCGACAAGCCCGGTATCGGGGGGATGGAAGACATTGGTATGTCACCCGGGCTGGTCTCGTTCGGTAATTTCCTGTTCAGTCAGGCCGGTTATAGCTTCGATACCGAGGTTGATCCGGACGAGCCGTGGGACGGCCGTGGCTACGTTGTCGGAAAAGAGCTCAAACGGAAAATGGCGGACTACCGCCGGACGAAGTCCATCTTGATACTCACGGACGATCTGCCACGACAGAACAACGGGGTCGAACTCGACGACACGTTCAGCGACGAGCATGGTCCAGTTCCCAAAGTCAAGTGGACACCGCATCCTGACGACGACGCGAAACGTGATGAACTCTCGCGTATCGCCGCACGCATTCACAAGGAAGCGGGCGCGGAGTACGTCCACCGATGTGATTGGCCGCCGCTCTTGTTACACATGCAGTCATCGATGGGAATGGGCCGCGTTCTCGACGAGAACGCCGAAGCCTACAACGTCGATCGGCTATTCATCGCGGATCACTCGGCCTTGGCAAACGGACTCGGTGGGCCGAACCCCACGAACAGCGGGCAGGCGCTTGCACTCCGGACAGCAGATCGAATCAGCGAACTCTACTTCTAA
- a CDS encoding glucosaminidase domain-containing protein, which yields MTDNLTRRTVLKAVGSTSLAMVGGLATTGTAAAYTIDSDLRQTADVTGGQIDTAVNAVSPGSPLVGLGDTWVDVQGNRSINALYMAAHAALESAWGRSDIAQEKNNIYGFDARDICPSECADEYASFEQCTRQVMEYVDQEYLTPGGTYYEGATLRGMNVHYATDPQWAEKIASIMNDLDAELPNGGGGGGGGFSDGDRVTPTTSLNTRHRPGTESEILGTMSPGTVGEIMNGPTDADGYTWWGVHWLDDDIWGWSAGQYLTDA from the coding sequence ATGACAGACAACCTAACGCGACGTACGGTTTTGAAGGCAGTAGGAAGTACGAGTCTCGCCATGGTCGGCGGTCTCGCAACAACAGGAACCGCCGCGGCGTACACCATCGACAGCGATCTTAGACAGACAGCTGATGTCACCGGTGGTCAGATCGATACGGCAGTCAACGCCGTTTCTCCGGGGAGCCCGCTCGTCGGACTCGGCGATACGTGGGTCGACGTTCAAGGCAACCGAAGCATCAACGCGCTCTATATGGCTGCGCACGCTGCACTCGAATCGGCGTGGGGACGAAGTGATATTGCACAGGAGAAAAACAACATCTATGGCTTCGACGCGCGAGATATCTGTCCCTCAGAATGTGCCGACGAGTACGCGTCGTTCGAACAGTGTACTCGACAGGTGATGGAATACGTCGATCAGGAGTATCTCACGCCTGGGGGAACGTACTACGAAGGTGCGACCCTGCGTGGCATGAATGTCCACTACGCAACCGATCCCCAATGGGCTGAGAAGATTGCTAGCATCATGAACGATCTCGATGCTGAACTACCCAACGGAGGAGGTGGTGGCGGTGGTGGGTTCAGCGATGGTGACCGTGTTACTCCAACCACCTCGTTGAACACTCGTCACCGACCGGGAACTGAATCGGAGATCCTCGGTACGATGAGTCCAGGGACCGTCGGTGAGATCATGAACGGCCCTACAGACGCGGACGGCTACACGTGGTGGGGCGTCCACTGGCTGGACGATGACATCTGGGGCTGGTCGGCCGGTCAGTACCTCACTGACGCGTAA
- the nagZ gene encoding beta-N-acetylhexosaminidase: MSVTEPSSSSVSASLQSLSLDAKIGQLFVAGFDGTRPTPGIESLITERQLGGIIYFARNIETPAQLRQLSDSLQGSVPANVPPLLVAIDQEGGRVTRLPWETQLPSAMAIGAANDASIAEAAGEAVGRELRRLGISVNLAPVLDVNRADNPVIGARSFGDRPASVAELGTAFAAGLRESTVVACGKHFPGHGDTTVDSHLDLPCVDHTRDHLNCVDLRPFRAALNAGIDMLMTAHVAYPALGTTRPATVSQSVVTGLLRDELGYEGLVITDCMEMDAIADTVGTVEGSVQAIEAGCDLITISHSLDLQHAAIDAVIDAVESGRLSEDRIDASVRRILRVKRAYTMGMNGSTDWLSAARECRTVAQTIAERSVTLVRADTGRIPISTDEPVAVYEFENKRGSLAETDVDSSCGPFASALSTAGVDVIASTFPLSSDALDSVTSSRSDTKGPTIVCISDVRAHPVQAAVVRKFAEIDDNKNPDSDSDSDSDSIQDVHPIVVAVRAPYDLAAVPDGVTMTTYDDTPASLAAGARVLIGDLSPTGRLPVTIPDDGRE; this comes from the coding sequence ATGTCAGTCACAGAACCATCCTCATCGTCGGTGTCTGCGTCGCTTCAGTCGTTATCGCTCGATGCAAAGATCGGCCAGTTGTTCGTCGCGGGGTTCGACGGCACACGACCGACGCCCGGTATCGAGTCGCTCATCACCGAGCGCCAGCTTGGCGGAATCATTTACTTCGCCAGAAATATCGAAACTCCCGCTCAGCTACGGCAGCTGTCGGATTCTCTTCAGGGATCTGTCCCGGCGAACGTCCCACCGTTGCTCGTGGCCATCGATCAGGAGGGTGGGCGAGTCACACGACTCCCGTGGGAGACGCAACTTCCGAGTGCGATGGCGATCGGTGCAGCAAACGACGCTTCGATCGCTGAGGCTGCCGGTGAAGCCGTTGGGCGCGAACTCCGGCGATTAGGAATCTCCGTCAATCTCGCGCCGGTGCTCGATGTAAACCGGGCCGATAACCCCGTCATCGGTGCCCGCTCGTTTGGTGATCGACCAGCGTCTGTTGCCGAATTGGGAACCGCGTTCGCCGCGGGCCTTCGAGAATCGACCGTCGTTGCCTGCGGCAAACACTTCCCGGGCCACGGCGACACGACGGTCGATTCTCACCTCGATCTTCCATGCGTCGACCACACCCGTGATCACCTCAATTGCGTCGATCTTCGTCCGTTCCGTGCTGCTCTCAATGCGGGCATCGACATGCTAATGACGGCCCACGTCGCGTATCCCGCTCTCGGGACGACGCGGCCAGCAACCGTTTCGCAGTCCGTCGTGACTGGTCTCTTACGGGATGAACTCGGATACGAGGGCCTCGTTATCACCGACTGCATGGAAATGGACGCGATTGCTGATACCGTTGGAACGGTCGAAGGAAGCGTGCAGGCAATCGAGGCTGGTTGTGATCTGATTACCATCTCGCACAGCCTCGATCTGCAGCACGCAGCCATCGATGCTGTTATCGACGCTGTCGAATCTGGTCGTCTCTCTGAAGACCGAATTGATGCCTCAGTGCGTCGAATCCTCCGGGTGAAGCGGGCGTATACGATGGGGATGAACGGTAGCACCGACTGGCTGAGTGCTGCGAGAGAGTGTCGTACCGTCGCTCAAACAATCGCCGAGCGCAGCGTCACGCTCGTTCGTGCTGACACGGGACGCATCCCCATTTCAACCGACGAACCAGTTGCTGTCTACGAGTTCGAGAACAAGCGGGGATCGCTCGCCGAAACCGACGTTGACTCCTCCTGTGGGCCTTTCGCGTCTGCACTCTCGACGGCAGGTGTCGATGTGATCGCTTCGACCTTCCCTCTCTCCTCAGACGCACTGGATTCGGTTACGTCCTCACGATCCGATACAAAAGGGCCGACGATCGTCTGCATATCGGACGTGCGCGCTCATCCAGTGCAAGCAGCCGTCGTTCGAAAATTTGCCGAGATAGATGACAATAAAAACCCAGATTCAGATTCAGATTCGGATTCGGATTCGATTCAAGACGTTCATCCGATTGTCGTCGCAGTTAGGGCTCCGTACGATCTCGCGGCAGTTCCGGATGGAGTTACGATGACGACCTACGACGACACGCCAGCATCACTCGCTGCTGGCGCGCGGGTGCTCATCGGAGACCTATCGCCAACCGGGAGACTTCCAGTCACGATTCCGGACGATGGGCGTGAATAA
- a CDS encoding IclR family transcriptional regulator, with the protein MTREPNTAVRTTARSLDIIETLRKLDGARLTEVASHLDLPDSTVHNHLTTLVQRGYVVRNANTYSVSLRFLDVGEYARSRRKIYQVGRSEIDELADKTEKAANLLVEEDGSGVFLYNARATDGVPLDIHPGKHVGLHVTAPGKAILAHLPERRIESILDQHGLSSRTPETITTTDELFEELNEIREVGYAISDEERIRGVRSIAVAIKNENGQVIGAIGVAGPASQISESPAELLLEDISRTKNIIELKLAHS; encoded by the coding sequence ATGACTCGTGAGCCGAATACCGCGGTCCGGACGACCGCTCGCTCTTTGGACATCATCGAAACGCTTCGAAAGCTCGATGGTGCTCGTCTGACGGAGGTGGCTAGTCATCTCGATCTTCCGGATAGTACGGTCCATAACCACCTCACAACGCTCGTCCAACGTGGATACGTCGTGCGGAATGCCAACACGTACAGTGTGAGTCTTCGTTTTCTTGACGTTGGTGAGTACGCCCGCTCACGGCGCAAGATCTACCAAGTTGGTCGGTCAGAAATCGACGAACTGGCAGACAAAACCGAGAAAGCAGCAAATCTCCTGGTCGAAGAAGACGGCAGCGGCGTGTTTCTCTACAACGCGCGGGCAACTGATGGCGTTCCACTCGATATTCACCCCGGAAAGCACGTTGGACTTCATGTAACTGCTCCCGGAAAAGCAATACTTGCACACCTCCCCGAACGCCGCATCGAATCGATTCTGGACCAGCACGGGCTCTCGTCCCGAACACCAGAGACAATCACGACCACTGACGAGCTCTTCGAAGAATTAAACGAGATCAGGGAGGTAGGATATGCTATCAGTGATGAAGAACGAATTCGTGGGGTACGAAGTATAGCAGTGGCGATCAAAAACGAGAACGGACAAGTGATTGGAGCAATCGGTGTGGCAGGGCCAGCGAGTCAAATCTCAGAGTCTCCAGCAGAGCTACTCCTCGAAGATATATCTCGTACAAAAAATATTATCGAGCTCAAGCTCGCTCATTCGTAA
- a CDS encoding Gfo/Idh/MocA family protein, which produces MVGTPLIGIVGLGSIGRYHAEHLGALAPQCDISLAGGMDIAASARERFEDTFGAPTYETHRELYEQVDAAIITTPNRFHEEYAVDALSAGLDVLIEKPIAHTLESAERIATAAQNADGNCMVGFHNRFARPVEVLMEYLREGRFGDIYHIEADYVRRRGVPGRGSWFTRQDAAGGGALIDIGAHAIDLALYILGFPEVHDVSGVTRSLFGGRSDYTYLDMHGEPGDGEFDVDDSATAFLRCGNDTTVTLDVAWASNRPSKTEFVIRGEKAGARLDLVDGDLTIFETGAAGAPHFSDSEITTRDDNAHRNEQRHFAEIITSDDPLTVNTVEQALVVQRVMDAIYRSSDSGVGVELDERPVLTVD; this is translated from the coding sequence ATGGTTGGGACACCACTTATCGGAATAGTTGGTCTTGGGTCTATCGGTCGATATCACGCCGAACACCTCGGCGCGCTCGCGCCACAGTGCGATATCTCGCTCGCAGGCGGTATGGATATTGCTGCTTCAGCGCGCGAGCGATTCGAGGACACATTCGGGGCTCCGACCTATGAGACTCACAGAGAACTGTACGAACAGGTCGATGCAGCGATCATCACAACACCAAACCGGTTCCACGAGGAGTATGCGGTTGATGCACTCTCGGCCGGACTTGACGTACTCATCGAGAAGCCGATCGCTCACACCCTCGAAAGCGCAGAGCGGATTGCAACGGCTGCACAGAACGCTGATGGTAATTGTATGGTTGGGTTCCACAACCGATTTGCACGACCCGTCGAGGTTCTCATGGAGTATCTTCGAGAGGGCCGATTTGGCGATATTTACCATATTGAAGCGGATTACGTGCGCCGTCGTGGCGTTCCTGGCCGAGGTTCGTGGTTTACCCGTCAAGACGCGGCCGGTGGCGGCGCCCTCATCGATATCGGAGCACACGCGATCGATCTCGCGCTGTACATTCTCGGATTCCCGGAGGTGCACGACGTCTCGGGCGTGACACGCTCGTTGTTCGGTGGACGGTCGGACTACACGTACCTCGATATGCATGGTGAACCAGGTGACGGTGAGTTCGATGTGGATGACTCTGCGACTGCATTCTTGCGTTGTGGCAACGACACGACCGTTACACTCGACGTAGCGTGGGCGTCCAACCGACCCTCGAAGACCGAATTCGTGATTCGCGGCGAGAAGGCTGGTGCGCGCCTCGATCTCGTCGACGGGGATCTAACAATCTTCGAGACTGGGGCGGCTGGGGCACCGCATTTCTCTGATAGTGAGATCACGACGAGAGACGATAATGCACATCGGAACGAGCAACGACACTTCGCCGAAATCATCACGTCGGACGATCCACTAACGGTCAATACGGTTGAACAGGCACTCGTCGTTCAGCGGGTAATGGATGCGATCTACCGATCAAGTGACAGTGGTGTCGGGGTCGAACTCGATGAACGACCGGTTCTGACGGTCGATTAG